In a genomic window of Gigantopelta aegis isolate Gae_Host chromosome 9, Gae_host_genome, whole genome shotgun sequence:
- the LOC121382105 gene encoding uncharacterized protein LOC121382105 yields MKVYIWFPKETHIGHASLELSNGRYISWWPHEAKKTEPMTLDGLAHESLEDDVKAEERGPDKIFHLDYDEEKIEDWWIEWSNRGNYNLVDTNCCWVVYEALRHGGAPYSPNPIWSPSVLYRYLIRVTKGFLAMIRAFSETSLI; encoded by the coding sequence ATGAAGGTGTATATTTGGTTCCCTAAAGAGACCCATATTGGTCACGCTTCTCTAGAACTCTCCAACGGAAGGTACATAAGCTGGTGGCCACACGAAGCAAAGAAAACTGAACCGATGACTCTTGACGGATTAGCTCACGAATCCCTTGAGGATGACGTCAAGGCAGAAGAGCGAGGTCCtgacaaaatatttcaccttgATTACGACGAAGAAAAGATCGAAGACTGGTGGATCGAATGGAGCAACAGAGGGAACTATAACCTGGTTGATACCAATTGCTGCTGGGTTGTCTACGAAGCTTTACGACATGGCGGAGCTCCCTACAGTCCTAATCCGATCTGGTCTCCGTCTGTTCTCTACCGTTATTTGATAAGAGTGACGAAGGGGTTTTTGGCTATGATTCGTGCATTTTCCGAAACATCGctcatttga